Proteins from a single region of Paraglaciecola sp. T6c:
- the rsmD gene encoding 16S rRNA (guanine(966)-N(2))-methyltransferase RsmD: MKRDVKKTQATNGAIRIISGQWRGRKLPVMDVQGLRPTTDRNKETLFNWLMAHTQDSHCLDAFAGSGGLGFEALSRYAKRVTFIELDKKVARSLQQNLDTLKASRESAQVLCGDSLGYLSQLNDKFDLIFLDPPFNKNLIPKAIDGIEQNSLLANEGLVYIECETQNAQYKVPPSWRLLKENQTSQVTAKLYQG; encoded by the coding sequence ATGAAGCGAGACGTAAAAAAGACTCAAGCCACCAATGGTGCAATTCGTATTATCAGCGGACAATGGCGCGGGCGAAAATTGCCTGTTATGGACGTTCAAGGGCTGCGCCCCACAACAGACAGAAACAAAGAAACATTGTTCAACTGGTTAATGGCGCATACCCAAGATAGTCATTGCTTAGATGCATTTGCAGGCAGCGGTGGCCTAGGTTTCGAAGCGCTTTCTCGGTATGCCAAGCGTGTGACGTTTATTGAGTTAGACAAAAAAGTCGCTAGAAGTTTGCAGCAAAATCTCGACACGCTCAAAGCATCTAGGGAGAGTGCACAGGTGCTCTGCGGCGATTCCCTAGGTTACCTGAGTCAGCTAAACGACAAATTTGATTTGATTTTTTTAGACCCACCTTTTAACAAAAATCTAATTCCTAAAGCGATCGATGGTATCGAGCAGAACAGTTTGTTGGCCAATGAGGGCTTGGTTTATATCGAATGCGAAACGCAAAATGCTCAGTACAAAGTGCCGCCTAGTTGGCGCTTATTGAAAGAAAATCAGACTAGCCAAGTTACTGCGAAACTGTATCAAGGCTAG
- the gluQRS gene encoding tRNA glutamyl-Q(34) synthetase GluQRS, whose protein sequence is MNLPFVAQRLNQDTSYVGRFAPSPSGPLHLGSLVAALGSYIRARQMDGKWLLRIEDIDPPRALAGADDLIKESLVRHGLLWDDEVTYQHDSHERYEQALNWLQANGHSYCCQCNRKQRLANPKGQSCPCAQLALAKDECATVLRNTLGGQHIQDLALGAVSFAKGACDDFILRRKDGLYAYQLAVVVDDIYAGVTEVVRGADILPSTAYQLALYQLFDQPPPVYLHLPLVMGDNGQKLSKQNHAPGLNDAVANSNLCRALEVLGLPVPRALNNATVNDILEFALNNWHIALIANDASAFDNRIDA, encoded by the coding sequence ATGAATTTACCTTTCGTTGCACAGCGCCTTAATCAAGATACCTCTTATGTAGGTCGGTTTGCGCCATCCCCCTCTGGACCATTGCATTTAGGTTCCCTCGTGGCTGCTTTAGGCAGTTATATACGTGCGCGGCAAATGGACGGGAAATGGTTGTTACGCATAGAAGATATTGATCCCCCACGAGCGCTCGCTGGTGCAGATGATCTTATAAAAGAGTCACTCGTTCGTCACGGGTTGTTATGGGACGACGAAGTGACTTATCAACATGACAGTCACGAACGATATGAGCAAGCACTGAATTGGCTGCAGGCAAATGGTCATAGTTATTGTTGCCAATGTAATAGAAAGCAACGACTTGCCAACCCTAAAGGGCAATCTTGCCCCTGCGCGCAGTTAGCCTTGGCAAAAGATGAATGTGCCACTGTCCTGAGGAATACCTTGGGGGGGCAGCATATTCAAGATTTAGCATTAGGGGCGGTTTCGTTTGCAAAAGGTGCCTGTGATGATTTTATCTTGCGCCGTAAAGATGGGTTATATGCCTATCAACTAGCTGTGGTCGTGGATGATATATACGCTGGTGTGACCGAAGTAGTGCGAGGTGCAGATATTCTGCCCTCTACCGCATATCAGCTAGCTTTATATCAACTGTTTGACCAACCACCCCCCGTATACCTGCATTTACCACTTGTGATGGGAGATAACGGTCAAAAACTGAGTAAGCAAAACCATGCCCCAGGGTTAAATGATGCTGTTGCCAATAGCAATTTATGCAGGGCTCTTGAGGTCTTAGGTTTGCCGGTTCCTAGGGCGCTGAATAATGCCACGGTGAACGATATTTTAGAATTCGCACTGAACAACTGGCACATAGCACTTATCGCAAACGATGCGAGTGCGTTTGACAATAGAATTGACGCGTAA
- the pepB gene encoding aminopeptidase PepB, with the protein MSRLSIQLSNAPAPAHWGKNAVLSFDNESATIHLLSDDPQNRTIRRAARILDGLNLDFVTLCGKWHIEQQWAFAYSFTNTKKQHHIQWVDDENSDTLTQRYQALVFTRNQTNATPEDLSPEKLASTSVEWLTSLSPSHVTAKQWVGEELVEQQWYGLYNVGRGSQRPPVMLEVDFNPTDDPLAPVSAALVGKGITFDSGGYSIKSSEGMLHMKCDMGGAAMVTGGLGLAIMQGLNKRVKLYLCCAENLISGHAYKLGDIITYKNGTTVEIVNTDAEGRLVLADGLMAASETQAPLIIDAATLTGAASAALGRDYNALFALDKNLMQRVLGYASEENEPAWPLPLELWHQEKCPSNYADTANSRAQKGGGAGGASNAAGFLSRFVGNKGQGWLHMDLAAAFNDSADAYTPAGASGLGIRTIAKALLSE; encoded by the coding sequence ATGTCTCGACTTTCTATCCAACTGTCTAACGCGCCAGCACCTGCCCACTGGGGTAAAAACGCTGTACTCTCGTTCGACAATGAAAGCGCTACAATCCATTTATTATCAGATGATCCTCAAAACCGAACCATTCGCCGGGCAGCGCGCATTTTAGACGGTTTAAATTTAGATTTCGTGACTTTATGCGGTAAGTGGCATATCGAACAGCAATGGGCGTTTGCTTACAGTTTCACGAACACCAAAAAACAACACCATATTCAATGGGTTGATGACGAGAATAGCGACACGCTAACGCAGCGCTACCAAGCCTTGGTTTTTACCCGTAATCAAACAAATGCCACCCCTGAAGACCTCTCCCCTGAAAAGCTAGCGAGCACCAGTGTTGAGTGGCTAACCAGCCTAAGTCCAAGTCACGTCACTGCAAAACAATGGGTGGGCGAAGAACTTGTCGAGCAACAATGGTATGGTTTGTACAATGTTGGCCGAGGTAGCCAGCGTCCGCCGGTCATGCTTGAAGTAGATTTCAACCCTACTGACGATCCTCTTGCGCCTGTTAGTGCTGCGTTGGTTGGCAAAGGCATCACCTTTGACAGCGGCGGTTATAGCATTAAAAGCAGTGAAGGTATGCTGCACATGAAATGTGATATGGGCGGGGCGGCTATGGTAACAGGCGGCTTAGGCTTAGCGATTATGCAAGGTCTAAACAAACGAGTGAAACTATATTTGTGCTGTGCTGAGAACCTTATAAGCGGTCACGCTTATAAATTAGGCGACATCATCACCTATAAAAATGGTACCACAGTAGAAATCGTCAATACCGATGCAGAAGGTCGATTAGTGCTAGCTGACGGTCTGATGGCGGCCAGTGAAACTCAGGCCCCCTTGATTATTGATGCTGCAACCTTAACTGGTGCTGCAAGTGCTGCGTTAGGTCGTGATTACAATGCGCTATTTGCCTTGGATAAAAACTTGATGCAACGCGTGCTAGGTTACGCCAGTGAGGAAAATGAACCCGCTTGGCCTTTGCCTCTTGAGCTATGGCATCAAGAAAAGTGTCCATCAAATTATGCAGATACTGCCAATAGCCGTGCTCAAAAAGGGGGGGGCGCGGGCGGCGCATCAAACGCGGCGGGATTTTTGTCTCGGTTTGTGGGTAATAAGGGACAAGGTTGGTTACATATGGATTTAGCCGCCGCATTTAATGACAGCGCTGATGCTTACACACCCGCTGGCGCGTCTGGCTTGGGTATTAGAACCATAGCCAAAGCACTATTGTCTGAATAA
- the sfsA gene encoding DNA/RNA nuclease SfsA: MQFYNSLIEGILVKRYKRFLTDVTLLNGEEVVAHCPNTGAMIGCAEPGMQVWLSPSNNPKRKLGYTWELGVTHQGHWIGINTNNANKIVAEALATHAIQELQGYETVRPEVRFGHENSRIDFLLSSSDKKDCYVEVKSVTLLEEGQGYFPDAKTVRGQKHLRELAAMVEQGYRAVLLFCVQHSGIQSVKIAEHIDPKYAQMFKHAVDVGVEVLAYSCAINEQNITLNQRLPMIV, translated from the coding sequence ATGCAATTTTATAACAGTTTGATTGAAGGGATATTGGTTAAACGTTACAAACGATTTTTAACCGACGTTACGTTGTTAAACGGTGAAGAGGTCGTTGCGCACTGTCCTAACACCGGAGCAATGATCGGATGTGCTGAACCCGGGATGCAGGTTTGGCTCTCCCCAAGTAATAACCCTAAGCGCAAACTGGGCTATACTTGGGAGTTAGGAGTAACGCATCAAGGCCATTGGATTGGCATCAATACCAATAACGCAAACAAAATAGTTGCAGAGGCATTGGCAACACACGCTATTCAAGAGTTGCAGGGATATGAAACCGTTCGTCCTGAAGTGCGTTTTGGGCATGAAAACAGCAGAATTGATTTTCTTCTAAGTAGTAGCGATAAGAAAGATTGCTATGTTGAAGTCAAATCGGTGACCTTATTGGAAGAGGGGCAGGGGTACTTTCCGGACGCGAAAACGGTACGCGGTCAAAAGCATTTGCGTGAGCTTGCCGCTATGGTCGAACAGGGGTATCGCGCTGTTTTACTCTTTTGTGTGCAGCACAGTGGCATTCAAAGCGTTAAAATTGCAGAACATATTGATCCAAAATATGCGCAAATGTTTAAGCATGCTGTTGACGTTGGGGTAGAAGTGTTAGCTTACTCGTGTGCGATTAACGAACAAAATATTACGCTAAATCAACGACTACCCATGATTGTATGA
- the ftsY gene encoding signal recognition particle-docking protein FtsY, producing MSKFFGWLKKDKPKSEPQNPPKSTPEEAQEAQSQIDDNSDERLLEQANEQAKLQKIDDHAATEVESPSHGQPAVEVEHTLEERADTEHDQNIIQVETPASVIDASEDAITSNVEPVSVAASTEPSEVFEATTEMSEADLQPVVEHELESQPELVPESKAKPEEEPEKPVKMGLFAKLRQSLSRTKENLGSGFISLFRGKAIDDDLFEELETQLLVADVGIDTTSKIISRLTDSAKRNQLKDGEALYQLLKQQMSNILQEVSQPLEPKSEDGPFVILMVGVNGVGKTTTIGKMAKQFQSQGKKVMLAAGDTFRAAAVEQLQVWGERNNIPVIAQKTGSDSASVIYDALESAKARNVDVLIADTAGRLQNKDHLMEELKKVVRVMRKINPNAPHEVMLTLDAATGQNAVSQTKLFNQAVGLTGITLTKLDGTAKGGVIFALADQFKIPIRYIGVGEGIDDLRPFASDEFVEALFAENGVENSAESTT from the coding sequence ATGTCCAAGTTTTTCGGTTGGCTCAAAAAAGACAAGCCTAAGTCAGAGCCACAAAATCCCCCAAAGAGCACACCAGAAGAAGCCCAAGAGGCACAATCACAAATCGACGATAACAGCGATGAGCGCCTTCTTGAGCAAGCGAATGAGCAAGCAAAACTGCAAAAAATTGATGATCATGCTGCCACCGAAGTAGAAAGCCCTTCTCACGGGCAACCTGCAGTGGAAGTTGAACATACCTTGGAAGAGCGTGCTGATACTGAGCACGACCAAAACATTATTCAAGTTGAAACCCCAGCCTCGGTTATTGACGCCAGTGAAGACGCTATCACCAGCAACGTGGAGCCTGTGTCAGTTGCTGCATCAACTGAACCGTCCGAAGTATTTGAGGCCACGACAGAAATGTCTGAGGCAGATCTTCAACCTGTTGTTGAACATGAGCTAGAATCCCAGCCTGAGCTGGTGCCAGAGTCAAAGGCGAAGCCTGAAGAAGAACCTGAAAAACCAGTCAAAATGGGGCTGTTTGCCAAGTTAAGACAAAGCCTCTCACGCACGAAAGAGAACCTCGGCAGCGGCTTTATTAGCCTGTTTCGCGGTAAAGCCATCGATGATGATTTATTCGAAGAATTAGAAACTCAATTGTTGGTCGCCGATGTAGGAATCGATACCACCAGCAAAATTATCTCTAGGCTAACAGACAGCGCTAAACGCAATCAGCTAAAAGACGGTGAGGCGTTGTATCAATTGCTGAAACAGCAAATGAGCAACATATTACAAGAAGTCAGCCAGCCTCTTGAACCGAAAAGCGAAGATGGCCCGTTTGTTATCTTAATGGTGGGAGTAAACGGCGTAGGTAAAACAACCACCATCGGTAAAATGGCGAAACAGTTCCAATCTCAAGGCAAAAAAGTCATGTTGGCTGCCGGTGATACATTCAGAGCCGCAGCAGTTGAACAACTGCAAGTATGGGGTGAGCGTAATAACATTCCTGTGATAGCGCAGAAAACCGGTTCAGACAGCGCATCTGTTATTTACGATGCATTAGAGTCTGCCAAAGCGCGTAATGTGGATGTGCTAATCGCCGATACCGCGGGGCGATTGCAAAATAAAGATCACTTAATGGAAGAGCTGAAAAAAGTGGTACGGGTGATGCGCAAAATTAACCCAAATGCGCCTCATGAAGTTATGCTGACACTCGATGCGGCCACAGGCCAGAATGCCGTCAGCCAAACCAAGTTATTCAACCAAGCGGTTGGACTAACTGGAATCACATTAACCAAGCTAGATGGCACCGCAAAAGGTGGGGTGATTTTTGCTTTAGCGGATCAATTTAAAATCCCTATTCGTTATATCGGTGTAGGTGAAGGCATCGACGATTTACGCCCATTTGCCAGTGATGAATTTGTTGAGGCACTCTTCGCTGAAAACGGCGTTGAAAATAGCGCTGAAAGCACGACCTAA
- the dksA gene encoding RNA polymerase-binding protein DksA, producing the protein MPTGNTNKTLGLLALAGLTPYQEKAGEEYMNEKQMEHFRLLLKAWRDQLRQEVDRTVHHMQDEAANFPDPVDRAAQEEEFSIELRTRDRERKLIKKIEKTLKRIEEDDFGFCDTCGIEIGVRRLEARPTADMCIDCKTLAEIKEKQLQG; encoded by the coding sequence ATGCCAACAGGAAATACGAATAAAACACTCGGATTATTAGCCCTAGCTGGTCTTACTCCCTATCAGGAGAAAGCAGGCGAGGAATACATGAATGAAAAACAAATGGAGCATTTCCGTTTGTTGCTAAAAGCATGGCGCGACCAATTACGCCAAGAAGTAGATCGTACCGTGCATCATATGCAAGACGAAGCGGCTAACTTCCCTGACCCAGTCGATCGGGCAGCACAGGAAGAAGAGTTCAGTATTGAACTTAGAACCCGTGACCGTGAGCGCAAATTGATCAAAAAAATCGAGAAAACCCTTAAGCGTATCGAAGAAGACGATTTTGGCTTCTGTGATACCTGTGGTATCGAAATTGGTGTTAGGCGTTTAGAAGCCCGTCCTACCGCTGATATGTGTATCGATTGTAAGACCCTAGCTGAAATTAAAGAAAAGCAGCTACAAGGTTAA
- a CDS encoding YhgN family NAAT transporter, translating into MDTWSAAITLFLIMDPLGNLPVFMSVLKTIEPKRRRIVLIRELIFSLLIMLGFLFSGQAVLDFLSVKQETVSIAGGIILFLIALKMIFPQPGGVTGLPAGEEPFIVPLAIPMVAGPSILAALILLANQDHSRMLDWSLALLAAWSVSAVILMFSSVFHRVLGERGLIAIERLMGMILIMISIQMLLDGIGKFYSLV; encoded by the coding sequence ATGGATACTTGGTCTGCGGCCATTACATTATTTTTGATTATGGACCCACTAGGTAACCTTCCTGTGTTCATGTCTGTGCTAAAAACGATTGAGCCCAAGCGACGCCGTATCGTTTTGATCCGCGAATTGATTTTTTCGCTGTTGATCATGTTGGGATTTTTATTCAGCGGTCAGGCTGTATTAGATTTTCTAAGCGTCAAACAAGAAACGGTGAGCATCGCTGGTGGTATTATTTTATTTTTGATTGCCTTGAAAATGATATTCCCTCAACCAGGTGGGGTAACAGGACTGCCGGCAGGTGAAGAGCCTTTTATTGTCCCTTTAGCCATTCCTATGGTCGCTGGACCGTCCATTCTCGCAGCCTTAATTTTGTTGGCCAATCAAGATCACAGCCGCATGCTGGATTGGTCTTTAGCACTTTTAGCTGCTTGGTCCGTCAGTGCGGTGATATTGATGTTTTCGAGTGTATTCCATCGCGTATTGGGCGAGCGCGGACTTATCGCTATTGAGCGTTTGATGGGCATGATCTTAATTATGATTTCAATTCAAATGCTGCTAGATGGCATCGGAAAATTCTATTCGCTGGTGTAA
- a CDS encoding YjaG family protein — protein sequence MKDNKLTIFQQVRDLETWQSVAFSAALLERMLPNYQLFCEATEFADPSPYRNSLNVIWEWLAHPKTKINFAAQLEKVEASVPDPNDYDSIGVYPAIDTAMSMSALILLLMEEDLQGAVVVSKLAQGTVEAFVEATSEAEISVEEIKQHPLMQWEIEIQQELLTFLANSPKNGDTCKALKDIAIGEGMSNIGIDITP from the coding sequence ATGAAAGACAATAAACTAACTATTTTCCAACAAGTTAGAGATTTAGAAACGTGGCAATCTGTTGCTTTCTCAGCAGCATTACTAGAACGCATGCTACCCAACTACCAGCTTTTTTGCGAAGCCACTGAATTTGCCGACCCAAGTCCATACCGCAACAGTTTGAACGTGATTTGGGAATGGCTCGCTCACCCCAAAACCAAAATCAATTTTGCCGCACAACTTGAAAAAGTTGAAGCAAGCGTGCCTGACCCAAACGATTACGACAGTATTGGGGTATATCCTGCCATTGATACCGCTATGTCAATGTCAGCGCTTATTCTGCTATTAATGGAAGAAGACCTGCAAGGCGCCGTTGTGGTCAGCAAACTTGCTCAAGGCACGGTAGAAGCTTTTGTTGAAGCAACTTCTGAAGCAGAAATAAGTGTCGAAGAGATAAAGCAACACCCTCTGATGCAATGGGAAATTGAAATCCAACAAGAATTACTTACATTTTTGGCCAACAGCCCAAAAAATGGCGATACCTGTAAAGCCCTTAAAGACATCGCTATTGGTGAAGGCATGAGTAATATCGGCATTGATATTACCCCATAG